A DNA window from Sphingopyxis macrogoltabida contains the following coding sequences:
- a CDS encoding phytanoyl-CoA dioxygenase family protein, whose amino-acid sequence MKLSQELLDEYQENGFLVIPDLFSAEEIAEIREAMNRVFEQEDPANIREKKSGVVRTAMGLHLRDELFDRLIRHPRLVEPAQQIAGPELYAQQAKINVKAAFDGDQWQWHQDFSTHHHDDGVPQPLALNLHIFLDDVTEFNGPLYFFKGSHKFGSVATWHDTVSTSFALWVVEQEKIKEIAETCPLVAATGKAGTALIFGDCLVHGSPPNMSPWNRSIFSLILNPVENAHTKFDRKDHFHHRDLTPVQAIEDDCLLEKVA is encoded by the coding sequence ATGAAGCTTTCGCAGGAACTCTTGGACGAATATCAGGAAAATGGCTTTCTGGTTATTCCCGACCTCTTCTCGGCAGAGGAAATCGCCGAAATCCGCGAGGCGATGAACCGCGTCTTCGAACAGGAAGACCCGGCGAACATCCGCGAAAAGAAGAGCGGTGTCGTCCGCACGGCGATGGGTTTGCACCTTCGTGACGAACTGTTCGACCGGCTGATCCGCCATCCGCGCCTCGTCGAGCCCGCGCAGCAGATTGCCGGCCCGGAGCTTTATGCCCAGCAGGCGAAGATCAACGTCAAGGCGGCGTTCGATGGCGATCAATGGCAGTGGCATCAGGATTTCTCGACGCATCACCATGATGACGGCGTGCCGCAGCCGCTGGCGCTGAACCTCCACATCTTCCTCGACGATGTGACCGAGTTCAACGGCCCGCTCTATTTCTTCAAGGGCTCGCACAAGTTCGGCAGCGTCGCGACCTGGCACGACACCGTGTCGACGAGCTTCGCGCTGTGGGTCGTCGAACAGGAGAAGATCAAGGAAATCGCCGAGACCTGCCCGCTCGTCGCGGCGACCGGCAAGGCCGGTACGGCGCTGATCTTCGGCGACTGCCTCGTCCATGGTTCGCCGCCGAACATGTCGCCCTGGAACCGCAGCATCTTCTCGCTGATCCTCAACCCGGTCGAGAATGCGCACACCAAGTTCGATCGCAAGGATCATTTCCATCATCGCGACCTGACCCCGGTTCAGGCGATCGAGGATGATTGCCTGCTCGAAAAGGTCGCCTGA
- a CDS encoding TonB-dependent receptor plug domain-containing protein: MKPVLAMSALLAGASWITPAIAQQEPPPASDQTDEGSSDTPRDEIVVTGTRIARPELDFANPVTSYSAATIEQSGQTSLADFLVQSPALVGSRTGDLTGGSNPDFGEAGLDLLNLRNLGTDRTLVLVDGRRHVSGLAGSAAVDINAIPTDLVETVDVLTGGASAIYGADGVSGVVNFRLKHDFEGLTARGQIGISEYGDGGNQFGALTWGKNFAGGRGNIAIAYEYNRDARVSDQDRPYLRNPVAANLYRNQGDIPDDPNIPDNIVYNDVRYADSSRFGAVDVDFDFAADFEGNGRIYDRGLVLEESGGYTQGGSSTPVDGYQGDLFPGIERHLVNALGHYEFSDAFNLFAEGKYVRTRTRSLSQPNYDFYLFQTAENPFMPQSIRDAIVPGAAAEYFEDPDTPDGVLITRDNFDMGINTEDVTRKTLRGVIGANGAISEHAKYELSYVYGQTKTRVLSRGNRLEAQWQAAIDVVTDPDTGLPVCRSSLDPDAPPELAGCIPYNIYGENVRDPAAIDFVTTDSVSFSKVTQQVVSGSISGDFGALFELPGGPIGFALGGEYRRERSRFDPDPAISAGLTWAGAVQPASGGFTVKEAFGELNVPLLKEMPFAHLLSFGAAIRFSDYSTIGNTTTWKVDGVYAPVRDISFRATYSQAVRAPNIAELFAPASSSYNFIVDPCDTAETNNGTANREANCAALLTALGVDPTTFSPSSTPQASVFTEGLAGGNVNLREETAKTWTAGVVLRPSFLPGFSLSADWYDIKIKDAINTPQAEELAELCVDQPTLDNQFCPGITRDPDTGYIIGFNVKPDNVAGFRTAGLDLTLAYRLRTDNLGTFNISLVGNYLDRLEFVASPGATLDSDRGEQYIPKYSASFDLNWQKGPITVAYGITWFSKTDRFVAEDLAGDPDYSDPRFFKVKEKWEHDLQVGIDVGDRFNIYAGVNNLFDEKPAFGYASYPVSAMGRYFYTGVKVALGAAK, from the coding sequence ATGAAGCCTGTGCTTGCCATGTCCGCCCTGCTGGCCGGTGCCAGCTGGATCACGCCCGCGATTGCCCAGCAGGAACCGCCGCCCGCATCCGATCAGACGGACGAGGGTAGCAGCGACACCCCCCGCGACGAAATCGTCGTCACCGGAACGCGCATCGCCCGCCCCGAGCTGGATTTCGCCAACCCCGTCACCTCCTATTCGGCGGCGACGATCGAACAGTCGGGGCAGACCAGCCTTGCGGACTTCCTTGTGCAAAGCCCGGCGCTCGTCGGTTCGCGCACCGGCGACCTCACCGGCGGCTCCAACCCCGATTTCGGCGAGGCGGGACTCGACCTCCTCAACCTGCGCAACCTCGGCACCGACCGTACTTTGGTGCTCGTCGACGGCCGACGCCATGTGTCGGGGCTTGCGGGATCGGCGGCGGTCGACATCAACGCGATCCCGACCGACCTTGTCGAAACGGTCGACGTGCTCACTGGCGGCGCGTCGGCAATCTATGGCGCCGACGGCGTGTCGGGGGTGGTCAATTTCCGGCTGAAGCATGATTTCGAGGGGCTGACCGCGCGCGGGCAGATTGGCATCTCGGAATATGGCGACGGCGGCAACCAGTTCGGCGCGCTGACCTGGGGCAAGAATTTTGCAGGAGGCCGCGGCAATATCGCGATCGCCTATGAATATAATCGCGATGCGCGGGTGTCGGATCAGGACCGGCCCTATCTGCGCAATCCGGTGGCGGCGAACCTCTATCGCAACCAGGGCGACATTCCAGACGACCCGAATATCCCCGACAATATCGTCTATAACGACGTCCGTTATGCCGACAGTTCGCGCTTCGGCGCGGTCGACGTCGATTTCGATTTTGCCGCCGATTTCGAAGGCAATGGCCGCATCTACGACCGCGGCCTCGTGCTCGAGGAATCGGGCGGTTATACGCAGGGCGGCTCGAGCACGCCCGTCGACGGCTATCAGGGCGACCTGTTCCCCGGCATCGAGCGCCATCTCGTCAACGCGCTCGGCCATTATGAATTCAGCGACGCGTTCAACCTGTTCGCCGAGGGCAAATATGTCCGCACCCGGACGCGCAGCCTGTCGCAGCCCAATTATGATTTCTATTTGTTCCAGACCGCCGAAAACCCGTTCATGCCGCAGTCGATCCGCGATGCGATCGTCCCCGGCGCAGCGGCCGAATATTTCGAGGATCCCGACACGCCCGACGGGGTGCTGATCACTCGCGACAATTTCGACATGGGCATCAACACCGAAGATGTGACGCGCAAGACGCTGCGCGGCGTGATCGGCGCCAATGGCGCGATCTCCGAACATGCGAAATATGAGCTGTCCTATGTCTATGGCCAGACGAAGACGCGCGTGCTGTCGCGCGGCAACCGGCTGGAGGCGCAGTGGCAGGCGGCGATCGACGTGGTTACCGATCCCGACACCGGGCTGCCCGTCTGCCGGTCGAGCCTCGACCCCGACGCGCCGCCCGAACTCGCCGGCTGCATTCCCTATAATATCTATGGCGAGAATGTCCGCGACCCCGCGGCGATTGATTTCGTCACCACTGACAGCGTCAGCTTCTCGAAGGTAACGCAGCAGGTGGTCTCCGGTTCGATCTCGGGCGATTTCGGGGCGCTGTTCGAGCTGCCCGGCGGCCCGATCGGTTTCGCGCTCGGCGGCGAATATCGCCGCGAACGCAGCCGTTTCGATCCCGATCCGGCGATTTCGGCGGGGCTGACCTGGGCGGGCGCGGTTCAGCCGGCGTCGGGCGGCTTCACGGTCAAGGAAGCGTTCGGCGAACTCAACGTGCCGCTGCTGAAGGAAATGCCGTTCGCGCACCTCCTGTCGTTCGGCGCCGCGATCCGCTTTTCCGATTACAGCACGATCGGCAATACGACGACGTGGAAGGTCGATGGCGTCTATGCCCCGGTGCGCGACATCTCGTTCCGCGCGACCTATTCGCAGGCGGTGCGCGCGCCGAACATCGCCGAGCTTTTTGCGCCCGCGAGCTCGTCGTACAACTTCATCGTCGATCCGTGCGACACGGCGGAAACGAACAACGGCACCGCGAACCGCGAAGCGAATTGCGCCGCGCTGCTGACCGCGCTCGGCGTCGATCCGACTACCTTCAGCCCGTCGAGCACGCCGCAGGCGAGCGTGTTCACCGAAGGGCTGGCGGGCGGCAATGTGAACCTGCGTGAGGAAACCGCGAAGACATGGACCGCGGGCGTCGTGCTGCGGCCGAGCTTCCTCCCGGGATTCAGCCTGTCCGCCGACTGGTACGACATCAAGATCAAGGATGCGATCAACACGCCGCAGGCCGAGGAACTGGCCGAGCTATGCGTCGACCAGCCGACGCTGGACAACCAGTTCTGCCCGGGCATCACCCGCGACCCGGATACCGGCTATATCATCGGCTTCAACGTCAAGCCCGACAATGTCGCGGGTTTCCGGACCGCCGGCCTCGACCTGACGCTCGCCTATCGTTTGCGCACCGATAATCTCGGCACCTTCAACATCTCGCTCGTCGGCAATTATCTCGACCGGCTGGAATTCGTCGCCAGCCCGGGTGCAACGCTCGATTCCGACCGCGGCGAGCAATATATTCCGAAGTATAGCGCCAGTTTCGATCTCAACTGGCAAAAGGGGCCGATAACCGTCGCCTATGGCATCACCTGGTTCAGCAAGACCGACCGTTTCGTCGCCGAAGATCTGGCGGGCGATCCCGATTACAGCGACCCGCGCTTCTTCAAGGTGAAGGAGAAGTGGGAGCATGACCTGCAGGTCGGCATCGATGTCGGCGACCGCTTCAACATCTATGCCGGGGTCAACAACCTCTTCGACGAAAAGCCGGCGTTCGGCTACGCGAGCTATCCGGTTTCGGCGATGGGCCGCTATTTCTATACGGGCGTGAAAGTCGCGCTGGGGGCAGCGAAGTGA
- a CDS encoding TonB-dependent receptor has translation MSSVALLGPVQNAAAQEAGEDAGATSTDIIVTATRRETTLQETPAAVSVLGSDAIEKRNLVGMEDYLASLPGVSFADRGAGQNTITIRGIGQADQLSANTPVGSYFGEVPVTGLGPPLNGNGAGNSDLKMVDISRVEVLRGPQGTLYGSGSMGGTVRVIPNAPNLREVEGSLTAGYSHTGRSGSHNYALEGVVNAPLIEDKLGIRVVAYRMFNDGYINNTAASDPTQEVVDAVAIGAVARDDKHAGSETVTGVRGSILWRPVDDLSITLSHAYQALRQDGFREVQLALPGAYQQARVRVGENGGRNGYVNMDLNISNLVVEYDAGFGSFLNSTSLIKSRGRNDIDFSFFGFADPTLLAVASVTNADKELFVNEFRFASKFDGPFQVISGLYYEERKTKADAFTRYTGTANPPPASAPRETADNKNKQKQFAAFGEASLTPIDPLTLTVGGRYYKFEQDILIARVDGVPTTAEGRSATTDGFLWKANVSYKPSDEVFLYAQWAQGFRQPQFQRAILPQDDADNDGLVEFADGIERAVDPGLLDPDKVDTYEIGVKFQSPDGRLRSSLTGFYTDWTGIPVSPALSLARGEAFYFNAGKAVSKGVEFELFGEVGDRLFAEFSTSWVKSTLDETVPGLGTKGTNLPGSADHNVKAALEKRFDIGENEAYIRGDYSYVGGYYTNFTETGLKSGDYHLFDLSAGVTVDNFRLGIYARNLTNRKDFTWVDNIFGATAGRAYRLRPRTIGVNLGVSF, from the coding sequence TTGTCATCCGTTGCATTGCTCGGCCCGGTTCAGAATGCCGCAGCGCAGGAAGCCGGCGAAGACGCCGGCGCTACCAGCACCGACATCATCGTCACCGCGACGCGCCGCGAGACGACGCTGCAGGAAACGCCCGCGGCGGTCAGCGTGCTCGGCAGCGACGCGATCGAAAAGCGCAACCTCGTCGGCATGGAGGATTATCTCGCTTCGCTGCCCGGCGTCAGCTTCGCCGACCGCGGCGCCGGCCAGAACACCATCACTATTCGCGGTATCGGCCAAGCCGACCAGCTTTCGGCGAATACGCCGGTGGGCAGCTATTTCGGCGAAGTGCCCGTGACGGGCCTTGGGCCGCCGCTCAACGGCAATGGCGCCGGCAACTCCGATCTCAAGATGGTCGATATCAGCCGGGTCGAGGTGCTGCGCGGTCCGCAGGGCACGCTGTACGGGTCGGGGTCGATGGGCGGCACTGTCCGCGTCATCCCCAACGCGCCGAACCTGCGCGAGGTCGAGGGCAGCCTGACCGCGGGCTATTCGCACACCGGGCGCAGCGGCAGCCATAATTATGCGCTCGAAGGCGTCGTCAACGCGCCGCTGATCGAGGACAAGCTCGGCATTCGCGTCGTTGCCTATCGCATGTTCAACGACGGTTACATCAACAACACCGCCGCCAGCGATCCGACGCAGGAAGTCGTGGATGCGGTCGCGATCGGCGCCGTCGCCCGCGACGACAAGCATGCCGGCAGCGAGACGGTCACCGGCGTACGTGGCAGCATCCTGTGGCGGCCGGTCGACGATCTGTCGATCACGCTGTCGCACGCCTATCAGGCCCTGCGCCAAGACGGCTTCCGCGAAGTCCAGCTTGCCTTGCCCGGCGCCTATCAGCAGGCGCGCGTGCGGGTCGGCGAGAATGGCGGCCGCAACGGCTATGTGAACATGGACCTCAACATCAGCAACCTCGTCGTCGAATATGACGCGGGCTTCGGATCGTTCCTCAACTCGACCTCGCTGATCAAGAGCCGCGGCCGCAACGACATCGACTTCAGCTTCTTCGGTTTTGCCGATCCGACGCTGCTCGCGGTCGCTTCGGTGACCAACGCCGACAAGGAATTGTTCGTCAACGAATTCCGCTTCGCATCGAAGTTCGACGGGCCGTTCCAGGTCATCAGCGGCCTCTATTATGAGGAACGCAAGACGAAGGCCGATGCGTTCACCCGCTATACCGGTACCGCCAACCCGCCGCCGGCGAGCGCGCCGCGCGAGACGGCGGACAACAAGAACAAGCAAAAGCAGTTCGCGGCGTTCGGCGAGGCCTCGCTGACCCCGATCGATCCGCTGACGCTGACCGTTGGGGGACGCTATTACAAGTTCGAACAGGATATCCTGATCGCCCGCGTCGACGGCGTGCCGACGACCGCCGAGGGGCGCAGCGCAACGACCGACGGTTTCCTGTGGAAGGCGAATGTCTCGTACAAACCCAGCGACGAGGTGTTCCTCTATGCACAATGGGCGCAGGGCTTCCGCCAGCCGCAGTTCCAGCGCGCGATCCTGCCCCAGGACGACGCCGACAACGACGGGCTGGTCGAATTCGCCGACGGAATCGAACGTGCGGTCGATCCGGGGCTGCTCGATCCCGACAAGGTCGATACCTATGAAATCGGCGTCAAATTCCAGTCGCCCGACGGACGGCTGCGCAGCAGCCTGACGGGCTTCTACACCGACTGGACCGGCATCCCGGTTTCACCCGCGTTGTCGCTGGCGCGCGGCGAAGCTTTCTACTTCAACGCCGGCAAGGCGGTATCGAAGGGGGTCGAGTTCGAGCTGTTCGGCGAAGTCGGCGACCGGCTGTTCGCCGAATTCTCGACCTCGTGGGTGAAATCGACGCTCGACGAAACCGTCCCGGGACTGGGCACCAAGGGTACCAACCTGCCGGGTTCGGCCGACCACAATGTCAAGGCGGCGCTCGAGAAGCGCTTCGATATCGGCGAGAACGAAGCCTATATCCGCGGCGATTACAGCTATGTCGGCGGTTACTACACCAACTTTACCGAAACGGGACTGAAGTCGGGGGATTACCATCTCTTCGACCTCAGCGCCGGGGTGACGGTCGATAATTTCAGGCTGGGAATCTACGCGCGGAACCTGACGAACCGCAAGGATTTCACCTGGGTCGATAACATCTTCGGCGCGACTGCCGGGCGTGCCTACCGGCTGCGGCCGCGGACGATCGGCGTCAATCTCGGGGTCAGTTTCTGA
- a CDS encoding LysR substrate-binding domain-containing protein, translated as MLRETPNLDWLRVFAETAATESFALAAARLGVTPGAVSQRIKALEAFLRIDLFQRYPQGVKLTEAGKRYAQRVAPALDQLTTATREITSTSTSKSVRVTMLPSLAQLWLGPRMEEFHALETNTTVEIWADPTIIDLRTSNFDMAIRYGKPPFPGCDYRELFFDELVPVASPKLIESATFDEQGLPVGASLMIDPYWEHDFADWIARTGSTAPKALKTQTFSLYSMTVDATLQGRGFMIGHTALLGELLKTGQLQTLSDRRVPSTNQFYLLTKTATPLTAAAQTFVDWLLEQARPGVV; from the coding sequence ATGCTGCGCGAAACGCCCAATCTCGACTGGCTGCGCGTCTTCGCCGAAACGGCCGCGACCGAGAGCTTCGCCCTAGCGGCAGCCCGTCTGGGCGTCACTCCGGGCGCCGTGAGCCAGCGGATCAAGGCGCTCGAAGCCTTTCTGCGTATCGACCTGTTCCAGCGCTATCCGCAGGGTGTGAAGCTGACCGAGGCCGGGAAACGCTATGCGCAGCGGGTTGCCCCGGCGCTCGACCAGCTCACCACCGCAACGCGCGAGATTACGTCGACCAGCACATCGAAGTCGGTGCGCGTCACCATGCTGCCGTCGCTGGCTCAGCTCTGGCTCGGCCCGCGGATGGAGGAATTTCACGCGCTCGAAACGAACACGACCGTCGAAATCTGGGCCGACCCGACGATCATCGACCTGCGCACCTCGAACTTCGACATGGCGATCCGCTATGGCAAGCCGCCCTTCCCCGGCTGCGACTATCGCGAGCTCTTCTTCGACGAACTGGTCCCCGTGGCGAGCCCCAAGCTGATCGAAAGCGCGACGTTCGACGAACAGGGTCTGCCCGTCGGCGCGTCGCTGATGATCGATCCCTATTGGGAGCATGACTTTGCCGACTGGATCGCGCGCACCGGCTCGACTGCGCCGAAGGCACTGAAGACCCAGACCTTTTCGCTCTATTCGATGACGGTCGATGCCACATTGCAGGGGCGCGGCTTCATGATCGGCCATACCGCACTGCTGGGCGAATTGCTGAAGACGGGGCAGTTGCAGACGCTGTCGGATAGACGGGTGCCATCGACGAACCAGTTCTACCTGCTGACGAAGACAGCGACCCCGCTGACCGCCGCGGCGCAAACCTTCGTCGACTGGCTTCTCGAACAAGCGAGGCCGGGCGTCGTCTGA
- a CDS encoding S9 family peptidase, whose amino-acid sequence MRTLVLAGAALGAMPGVAVAQSAPVTLEDIHKLADVAGPSFSPDGSRIAYSVAVNDTKLDAEKSDLWTVPWEGGVPVQLTKTPATSEWQPRYSADGKTILFLSDAGAQKKPGADPDDTKEEEDENTQLWRMPAGGGAARQVTTLAGGISDYALSPDGKRAVVVAEIGKHVGSKAKTPPPVETERFFFKQDGRGYLDDRTQQLFVVDIATGKATQVTAGARDHWHPAWSPDGKWIAYTAKDHGDADRTLNYDIFVVAPEGGEPRRISTSPGADGDPDWGSGPAWSPDSRKLVWLEGAEDKWIYYGSPQMVVADVVDGTTARPARIDRWFYHPRWTPDGQLIALIEQDRDTWLAKIDPGTSAITYLTEGARLGYDYAVATNGRIAVLDTDASSPAEIKAVGDMRLLTHHNDWLKTRALGPIRDVAFKSGDAEIHGFLTLPPDYDPAKRYPLIADLHGGPVYQHSHEFDIDARLYAAAGYAVLKINPRGSSGRGFDFSRAIYADWGNLDVKDISAGISHAIDIGVADPDRIGVGGWSYGGILTDYMIASDKRIKAAVSGAGVANVLATFGVDMYAREYILELGTPWENFDVWRKLGYPFLHPERITAPTLFQCADADDNVPCVGAEQMYLALKTRGVPTKLIVYPGENHGLTVPSYLVHRMRSNIAWYDRWLKR is encoded by the coding sequence ATGCGGACCCTCGTTCTCGCGGGCGCTGCCCTTGGCGCGATGCCGGGGGTCGCCGTGGCGCAATCGGCGCCGGTCACGCTCGAGGACATCCACAAGCTCGCCGATGTTGCCGGGCCGAGCTTTTCGCCCGACGGCAGCCGGATCGCCTATAGCGTCGCGGTCAACGACACCAAGCTCGATGCCGAGAAGAGCGATTTGTGGACGGTGCCGTGGGAGGGCGGGGTGCCCGTCCAACTCACCAAGACCCCCGCGACGAGCGAATGGCAACCGCGCTACAGCGCCGACGGCAAGACGATCCTGTTCCTGAGCGATGCGGGCGCGCAGAAAAAACCGGGCGCCGACCCCGACGACACCAAGGAAGAGGAAGACGAGAATACGCAGTTGTGGCGCATGCCCGCGGGCGGCGGCGCGGCGCGGCAGGTGACGACGCTTGCCGGCGGGATCAGCGATTATGCGCTGTCGCCCGACGGCAAGCGCGCGGTCGTGGTGGCGGAGATCGGCAAGCATGTCGGCAGCAAGGCGAAGACGCCGCCGCCGGTCGAGACCGAGCGCTTCTTCTTCAAGCAGGACGGCCGCGGTTATCTCGACGATCGCACCCAGCAATTGTTCGTCGTCGATATCGCGACCGGCAAGGCGACGCAGGTCACCGCCGGCGCGCGCGACCACTGGCATCCGGCCTGGTCGCCCGACGGCAAATGGATCGCCTATACTGCCAAGGATCATGGCGACGCCGACCGGACGCTGAACTACGATATTTTCGTCGTCGCGCCCGAAGGCGGCGAACCGCGCCGGATCAGCACCTCGCCGGGCGCCGACGGCGATCCCGACTGGGGCTCGGGGCCCGCCTGGTCGCCGGATTCGCGCAAGCTCGTCTGGCTCGAAGGCGCCGAGGACAAGTGGATCTATTATGGCTCGCCGCAGATGGTCGTTGCCGACGTCGTCGATGGCACGACGGCGCGGCCGGCGCGGATCGACCGCTGGTTCTATCATCCGCGCTGGACCCCCGACGGCCAGTTGATCGCGCTGATCGAGCAGGATCGCGACACCTGGCTGGCAAAGATCGACCCAGGCACCAGCGCGATCACCTATCTGACCGAAGGCGCGCGGCTCGGGTACGACTATGCCGTCGCCACGAACGGCCGGATCGCGGTGCTCGACACCGACGCGAGCAGCCCGGCCGAGATCAAGGCGGTGGGCGACATGCGCCTGCTGACGCATCATAACGACTGGTTGAAAACGCGCGCGCTGGGCCCGATCCGGGATGTCGCATTCAAGAGCGGCGATGCGGAAATCCACGGTTTCCTGACCTTGCCGCCCGATTATGACCCGGCGAAGCGCTACCCGCTGATCGCGGACCTGCATGGTGGACCCGTTTACCAGCACAGCCATGAGTTCGACATCGACGCGCGGCTCTATGCCGCGGCGGGCTATGCGGTGCTCAAGATCAATCCGCGCGGCTCGTCGGGGCGCGGCTTCGATTTTTCGCGCGCCATCTATGCCGACTGGGGCAACCTCGACGTCAAGGACATCAGTGCCGGGATCAGCCATGCGATCGACATCGGCGTCGCCGATCCCGACCGCATCGGTGTCGGCGGCTGGAGCTATGGCGGCATCCTCACCGATTACATGATCGCCAGCGACAAACGCATCAAGGCGGCGGTGTCGGGGGCGGGGGTCGCCAACGTGCTGGCGACCTTCGGCGTCGACATGTATGCGCGCGAATATATCCTCGAGCTCGGGACCCCGTGGGAGAATTTCGATGTCTGGCGTAAGCTGGGCTATCCCTTTCTTCATCCCGAACGGATCACCGCGCCGACGCTGTTCCAGTGTGCCGATGCCGACGACAATGTGCCCTGCGTCGGTGCCGAGCAAATGTACCTTGCTCTCAAGACACGTGGCGTACCGACGAAGTTGATCGTCTATCCCGGCGAAAATCACGGGCTTACGGTGCCGAGCTATCTTGTGCACCGGATGCGCAGCAACATCGCCTGGTACGACCGCTGGCTGAAGAGATAG
- a CDS encoding serine hydroxymethyltransferase has translation MTMLARRPWVGEASEDLIQSVAAKVAGSSSDAVDARLAELVEENRQIHDVGAINLNPATNAMNPRAEALLSSGLGSRPSLGYPGAKYEMGLEAIEQIEVLAAEVAAEVFGAKYVEFRLASGAMANLYTFMATCKPGDAIIAPPDTIGGHVTHHTAGAAGLYGLKVHTAPVDADNFTVDVAALADLARQVRPKLITIGGSLNLWHHPIREIRAIADEVGAYVLFDAAHLCGMIAGKAWQQPLEEGAHLMGCSTYKSLGGPPSGLLMTNDATLAERIDKIAYPGLTANFDVAKTASLALALLDWKEYGAAYAKEMAATASTLAELLDEQGLPVFKTSRGITSSQQFALRAESFGGGHQGALRLREANILASGIGLPIEPVAGGFNGLRMGTPEIVRWGMTTNDMPELASIIVEALTADNPASVRDRAMAFRKKFQTLHFVRN, from the coding sequence ATGACGATGTTGGCGCGGCGACCCTGGGTAGGCGAAGCAAGCGAAGATCTGATCCAGAGCGTTGCTGCCAAGGTAGCCGGCAGTTCGTCGGATGCCGTCGATGCGCGGCTGGCGGAACTGGTCGAGGAAAATCGCCAGATCCACGACGTCGGTGCGATCAACCTCAATCCGGCGACGAACGCGATGAACCCGCGCGCCGAAGCGCTGCTCTCGAGCGGGCTCGGCAGCCGCCCCTCGCTCGGTTACCCGGGCGCGAAATATGAAATGGGGCTTGAGGCGATCGAGCAGATCGAAGTGCTGGCGGCCGAAGTCGCAGCCGAGGTCTTCGGCGCGAAATATGTCGAATTCCGCCTCGCGTCGGGCGCGATGGCCAACCTTTACACCTTCATGGCGACGTGCAAGCCCGGCGACGCGATCATCGCGCCGCCCGACACGATCGGCGGTCACGTCACGCACCACACCGCCGGCGCTGCGGGCCTTTACGGTCTGAAAGTGCACACCGCACCCGTCGACGCCGACAATTTCACCGTCGACGTCGCGGCGCTCGCCGACCTCGCGCGGCAGGTGCGCCCGAAGCTGATCACGATCGGCGGCAGCCTCAACCTCTGGCACCATCCGATCCGCGAAATCCGCGCGATCGCCGACGAGGTCGGTGCCTATGTCCTGTTCGACGCCGCGCACCTTTGCGGCATGATCGCCGGCAAGGCGTGGCAGCAGCCGCTCGAAGAGGGCGCGCATCTGATGGGATGCAGCACCTACAAGAGCCTCGGCGGACCGCCTTCGGGGCTGTTGATGACGAACGACGCGACGCTTGCCGAGCGGATCGACAAGATCGCCTATCCCGGTCTGACCGCGAATTTCGACGTCGCCAAGACCGCGTCGCTGGCGCTCGCGCTGCTCGACTGGAAGGAATATGGCGCTGCCTATGCCAAGGAAATGGCGGCGACGGCATCGACGCTGGCCGAACTGCTCGACGAGCAGGGCCTGCCGGTCTTCAAAACCTCGCGCGGTATCACCTCGTCGCAGCAGTTCGCGCTGCGCGCCGAAAGCTTCGGTGGCGGTCATCAGGGCGCGCTGCGCCTGCGCGAGGCGAATATCCTCGCCTCGGGCATCGGCCTGCCGATCGAGCCCGTTGCCGGCGGTTTCAACGGCCTCCGCATGGGAACGCCCGAAATCGTGCGCTGGGGCATGACGACCAACGATATGCCCGAACTGGCGAGCATCATCGTCGAAGCACTGACCGCCGACAATCCGGCCTCCGTTCGCGACCGCGCAATGGCGTTCCGCAAGAAGTTCCAGACGCTGCACTTCGTCCGCAACTAA